From Enterococcus mundtii, the proteins below share one genomic window:
- a CDS encoding PTS glucitol/sorbitol transporter subunit IIC, translating to MEYITKFAEGFIGLFETGAETFVSWMTGIVPVVLILMVAMNTLIAFLGEERVTKVAKLSTKNPVTRYLILPFLSAFMLGNPMSFTMARFLPEYYKPSYYASQAQFCHTSNGVFPHINPGELFVWLGIAQGITTLGLNSMELAVRYMFVGILMNFIGGWVTDFTTAYVCKQQGVTLSKTVETATE from the coding sequence ATGGAATATATCACAAAATTTGCGGAAGGCTTCATCGGTTTATTTGAAACGGGTGCGGAAACTTTTGTATCTTGGATGACTGGTATCGTCCCTGTAGTGTTGATCCTAATGGTAGCAATGAATACACTGATTGCTTTCTTAGGTGAAGAACGAGTAACTAAAGTTGCCAAACTATCAACGAAGAATCCCGTCACAAGATATTTGATCTTACCTTTTTTATCTGCCTTTATGTTGGGAAATCCGATGTCTTTTACAATGGCTCGCTTTTTGCCTGAATATTACAAGCCAAGCTATTATGCTTCTCAAGCACAATTTTGTCATACGAGCAATGGCGTCTTTCCCCACATCAATCCGGGTGAATTATTTGTTTGGTTAGGAATCGCCCAAGGAATCACAACCTTAGGATTGAATTCAATGGAATTAGCTGTGCGTTATATGTTTGTCGGAATTCTTATGAATTTTATTGGTGGCTGGGTAACAGACTTTACAACCGCATATGTTTGTAAACAAC
- a CDS encoding transcriptional regulator GutM, translated as MNFIYIFGAFALAAYGLQVIFGMKQIKHFNQIYLEMRRKGKVAIGRRSGKIKAGTIVMFAVDQKGIIIDARKMQGVTVLAKFRLLPQYIGTDIHYIDNYHPLVRTENKLVQQAMVNAREIYLRVELGNYQEESLPSPLTMLGIQFSLWKKQYLSRKRSVE; from the coding sequence ATGAACTTCATATATATATTCGGCGCATTTGCACTTGCTGCTTACGGACTGCAAGTAATATTTGGAATGAAACAAATCAAACACTTTAATCAAATCTATCTAGAAATGCGCAGAAAAGGGAAGGTGGCTATCGGTCGTCGATCTGGAAAAATCAAAGCAGGAACGATCGTCATGTTTGCTGTCGATCAAAAAGGGATCATTATTGATGCGCGAAAGATGCAGGGCGTAACTGTCCTAGCAAAATTTCGTCTATTGCCACAATATATTGGAACAGATATCCACTACATCGACAACTATCATCCTTTGGTGCGAACAGAAAATAAATTGGTGCAACAAGCAATGGTAAATGCCAGAGAAATCTATTTGCGGGTAGAATTAGGCAATTATCAAGAAGAATCGCTACCTTCCCCACTTACGATGCTTGGCATTCAATTCAGTTTATGGAAAAAACAATACCTATCAAGAAAAAGGAGTGTTGAATAA
- a CDS encoding BglG family transcription antiterminator, producing MTVVNRWYQILQLLVTHKEMRIGGLKQKLNTSTQTVKTSIESLNEELIGIAEIVQHKNAFHIEIENFEKFDLIMNGSLKRKSDFNSCSKRVFFILKKLIEQKDFLLIDDLSEALGVSRSTVVKDLRVMKKLISSFDVEVIGTPNRGLRMRGEELDLRLLHLHYVQEYFAERPLSERTQDFVEHLVQKFNLPKNQGLLLKKTISITMKRLLKGNILVDLPNEYMDLMTSHPAFVELIHHLEYEYSITLSQTEQAFLSFPLNISAIVGMDKSTIDEQKIEQLFQQMIERIHKNLLVEFDETFLVHEIKEHFIYMLNRLIFRIELQDLFYGEIESQYPLAYELAKIGLQQIGEQLQRVVPTVEISYIAFYFELALRKQTSNNEHKEIAIVCNTGKGTALIIRRQLERVLGPQISMVHFSEEEYQQEDLDQYFAVFTTIPLKNVKKHTPIIRLINLFNETWLQEEWRKAEKLRAANVHHLKLDFEILNEKKPYKQNLDHMLESLESKGMVDQEFKEQLFIREKLRSTIFEYGIAFPHAINKKSAEIILSVGIFRKGISTINGQVQVVLLLAIPQDLTMEKEKELLKLYDQLFAVIGDPEFRSELCRLDDLVGLQNWMIRKGVIT from the coding sequence ATGACGGTAGTGAACAGATGGTATCAAATTCTACAATTACTGGTTACCCACAAAGAAATGAGAATCGGCGGGTTGAAACAAAAGCTGAATACAAGTACGCAAACGGTGAAAACCAGCATTGAATCTTTAAACGAAGAATTGATTGGAATTGCAGAAATCGTTCAACATAAGAATGCTTTTCATATCGAAATTGAAAATTTTGAAAAATTTGACTTGATAATGAACGGCAGTTTGAAGCGGAAGAGCGATTTTAATTCTTGCAGTAAAAGAGTTTTCTTTATTCTCAAGAAGCTGATCGAGCAAAAAGATTTTTTGCTGATCGATGATTTGTCAGAAGCATTAGGGGTCAGCCGAAGTACTGTCGTCAAAGATCTACGAGTGATGAAAAAACTGATTTCCTCTTTTGATGTCGAAGTGATTGGCACGCCGAATCGTGGACTGCGTATGCGTGGAGAAGAACTGGATCTACGACTGTTACACCTTCATTATGTACAAGAATATTTTGCAGAACGTCCATTATCAGAACGCACACAAGATTTCGTAGAACACTTAGTTCAAAAATTTAATTTACCTAAAAATCAGGGTCTTCTTTTGAAAAAAACGATTTCTATTACAATGAAACGACTCCTTAAAGGAAATATACTGGTAGACTTGCCAAATGAGTATATGGACCTTATGACGAGTCATCCTGCTTTTGTCGAATTGATCCATCATTTGGAATATGAATATAGCATCACACTAAGCCAAACAGAACAAGCTTTTCTTAGTTTTCCTCTTAATATAAGTGCTATCGTTGGCATGGATAAGTCTACTATTGATGAGCAAAAAATCGAACAGTTATTTCAACAAATGATAGAGAGAATCCATAAAAATTTACTAGTAGAATTTGATGAAACCTTCTTAGTTCATGAAATAAAAGAGCATTTCATTTACATGCTCAATCGTTTGATTTTTCGAATAGAGCTGCAAGATCTGTTCTATGGTGAAATCGAATCCCAATATCCTCTAGCCTATGAACTGGCAAAAATTGGTCTACAGCAGATTGGGGAGCAGTTACAACGAGTGGTTCCGACTGTAGAAATCAGCTATATTGCCTTTTATTTTGAACTTGCATTGAGGAAACAAACCAGTAATAACGAACACAAAGAAATTGCAATTGTCTGTAATACCGGAAAAGGAACAGCTTTGATTATTCGCCGTCAATTGGAACGGGTTTTGGGTCCTCAAATAAGCATGGTCCATTTTTCTGAGGAGGAGTATCAGCAGGAAGACTTAGACCAATATTTTGCTGTTTTTACAACCATTCCTCTGAAAAATGTAAAGAAACATACGCCAATCATTCGATTGATCAATCTATTCAACGAAACTTGGTTGCAAGAAGAGTGGCGTAAAGCAGAAAAGTTGAGAGCTGCAAATGTTCATCACTTAAAACTAGATTTTGAGATTTTAAATGAAAAGAAACCCTACAAACAAAATCTTGATCATATGCTTGAATCTCTTGAGAGCAAAGGTATGGTCGATCAAGAATTTAAGGAGCAATTGTTTATTAGAGAAAAGTTAAGGAGTACGATTTTTGAATATGGAATTGCTTTTCCTCATGCCATCAATAAAAAATCGGCTGAAATTATTTTATCAGTGGGGATCTTTAGGAAAGGGATCTCCACGATCAACGGACAAGTGCAAGTCGTCTTGTTGTTAGCCATTCCACAAGATCTAACGATGGAAAAAGAAAAAGAATTGCTAAAACTGTATGATCAGCTTTTTGCTGTTATTGGCGATCCTGAATTTAGAAGTGAACTATGTCGTTTGGATGATTTAGTTGGGTTACAAAATTGGATGATACGAAAGGGGGTCATAACATGA
- a CDS encoding SDR family oxidoreductase, giving the protein MTNWLNIEGKTIIVTGGSSGIGKSIVESLLEQHVNVANFDIKDSTLKHQRLLFVKTNITLRQEVEAGVAKVKDHFGTIDGLVNNAGINIPRLLVDKKHAHGEYELSEEVFDKIIAINQKGLYLMTQAVSRILVAKGEGVIINMSSESGLEGSEGQSAYAATKAAVNSFTRSWAKELGKSNVRVIGIAPGIMEETGLRTLSYEEALAYTRGITIEELRAGYAKTSTIPLGRSGKLKEVADLVSYYLSDRSSYITGVTTNVAGGKTRG; this is encoded by the coding sequence ATGACAAATTGGCTGAACATTGAGGGGAAAACGATTATTGTAACCGGAGGATCTTCTGGTATCGGGAAAAGTATCGTCGAAAGTTTATTGGAACAACATGTCAATGTAGCAAATTTTGATATTAAAGATTCGACACTTAAACATCAACGATTATTGTTTGTAAAAACCAATATAACATTACGACAAGAGGTAGAAGCTGGAGTTGCAAAAGTAAAGGATCACTTTGGTACGATCGATGGGTTGGTCAACAATGCAGGAATCAACATTCCGCGCTTATTAGTGGATAAAAAGCACGCGCACGGGGAATATGAATTATCCGAGGAAGTCTTTGACAAAATCATCGCAATCAATCAAAAAGGTTTGTATTTGATGACTCAAGCAGTAAGTAGAATTTTAGTTGCTAAAGGAGAAGGAGTTATCATCAATATGTCTTCTGAATCAGGACTTGAAGGTTCAGAGGGACAAAGTGCTTATGCTGCAACGAAAGCCGCTGTCAACAGCTTTACTCGATCTTGGGCAAAAGAGTTAGGAAAATCAAATGTTCGGGTAATAGGGATTGCTCCAGGAATCATGGAGGAAACCGGACTACGCACACTTTCTTATGAAGAAGCCTTGGCCTATACTCGTGGCATCACGATTGAAGAGCTTAGAGCAGGTTATGCCAAAACAAGCACGATTCCATTAGGTCGAAGCGGGAAATTAAAAGAAGTCGCTGACTTAGTTAGTTACTATCTATCTGATCGTTCGAGTTATATCACTGGAGTAACCACAAATGTGGCCGGAGGAAAAACTAGAGGATAA
- a CDS encoding InlB B-repeat-containing protein gives MKKIVSCFIVFLVFVGFNPNVSAATSGVNSEVSYSANGIDYYDVGEDEMIPWRFNGAQINPGSSPGIFSTQVKLLSQNQQSGVAMVMVDLSTLDNTDAERRNPSEMELEVFLNGTSLGKYQVGELFSHTNPYLDPSVRMIGVPFSIEGEIGDINTLEIHVSLPVDASNASRVAEIRVNASFTPIESYTVSYVDGVENEVVFEDQTFKRIEPGATTPTFGEEPTRKGYTFAGWSPTVSETVTSNAIYTAIWEPVPTYQVNYTDGVPDEEIFADQVFKDLVAGSATPTFSGQPTRAGYTFKGWDKAVTDTVTGDVTYTAIWEPVIPQTINYQVIYTDGVENQTVFDNQVFSDLTKGVATPAFSGTPSREGYKFIGWTPTVSEFVEGDMTYTAQWEKLPKFIEPVSPPIKQAEVKKVSETVKTTEITKAITKVMNKEQVTYTKTPINHSRKVRQLPKTAEQSMYSNILVGLGMIIVFIVAIYWLKRSKSEGSR, from the coding sequence ATGAAAAAGATAGTATCGTGTTTTATTGTTTTTCTTGTATTTGTAGGGTTCAACCCAAATGTTTCTGCGGCAACTTCAGGAGTCAATTCAGAAGTGTCTTATTCTGCAAATGGCATTGATTATTATGACGTCGGGGAAGATGAAATGATCCCGTGGCGCTTTAATGGTGCACAAATCAATCCTGGAAGTTCTCCAGGGATTTTTTCAACACAAGTGAAGCTATTATCTCAAAATCAACAAAGTGGTGTGGCAATGGTCATGGTTGATCTAAGTACGCTAGATAATACTGATGCGGAAAGAAGAAATCCTAGTGAGATGGAGCTGGAAGTTTTTCTAAATGGGACCTCATTAGGAAAATATCAGGTCGGCGAGCTATTCAGTCATACGAATCCATACCTAGATCCAAGTGTACGTATGATCGGAGTTCCATTTTCCATCGAAGGTGAAATCGGTGATATAAATACACTTGAAATTCATGTTTCACTACCTGTAGATGCATCCAATGCTTCGCGAGTAGCTGAAATTAGAGTAAATGCCTCATTTACACCAATTGAATCCTATACGGTGAGTTATGTCGATGGCGTGGAGAATGAAGTTGTATTCGAGGATCAAACATTCAAACGTATTGAACCAGGAGCTACGACACCTACTTTTGGTGAAGAGCCAACAAGAAAAGGTTATACATTCGCTGGTTGGAGTCCAACCGTCAGTGAGACAGTAACTAGCAACGCAATCTATACAGCCATATGGGAACCCGTTCCGACTTATCAGGTCAACTATACAGACGGTGTACCAGATGAGGAAATTTTTGCAGATCAAGTCTTTAAAGATTTAGTCGCCGGTTCTGCGACACCCACATTTAGTGGGCAACCTACAAGAGCTGGGTATACATTTAAAGGATGGGATAAAGCAGTAACTGATACAGTGACTGGTGATGTAACTTACACAGCTATTTGGGAACCTGTGATTCCACAAACCATCAATTACCAAGTGATCTATACAGACGGTGTAGAAAATCAAACTGTTTTCGATAATCAAGTGTTTTCAGATTTGACTAAAGGCGTAGCAACTCCGGCGTTTAGTGGAACGCCATCAAGAGAAGGCTATAAATTCATCGGTTGGACGCCAACTGTCAGCGAGTTTGTTGAAGGTGATATGACTTATACCGCACAATGGGAAAAATTGCCAAAATTCATTGAGCCTGTGTCACCACCAATCAAACAAGCAGAGGTAAAGAAAGTGAGTGAAACAGTCAAAACGACTGAAATAACTAAAGCGATAACAAAAGTAATGAATAAGGAACAAGTCACGTATACTAAAACCCCCATCAACCATTCAAGAAAAGTCAGACAGCTTCCGAAAACAGCAGAACAATCGATGTACTCGAATATCTTGGTTGGCTTGGGTATGATCATAGTCTTTATAGTGGCAATATACTGGTTGAAACGTTCAAAATCAGAAGGTAGCCGATAA